A window of the Helianthus annuus cultivar XRQ/B chromosome 4, HanXRQr2.0-SUNRISE, whole genome shotgun sequence genome harbors these coding sequences:
- the LOC110935527 gene encoding ABC transporter C family member 8 isoform X2: MGRITMVSEDDFEFTRSIIDIFNLVFVFLFYLLLLSCYIRKNNTNRSRKNDWITVSVASCCVLTSVSYLIAGLWDATAKTPKLNWWAFVVRPLVWATLAVSLLIERFTPVKILATVWWVFGFLSISFVNIENLSKSLTILNLVWLEWAVSFLLLLCALRNSKRFITRYTQSQTLSEPLLVNETPDANTSQLKEPSFLSKLTFSWVNPLLAVGYRKPLVLEDIPCLAPIDQAAVAHEKFTKAWDSLQTEKTLNSANMVPKALAKVYFKEMVLSGLCLLVRNIMVVVSPLLLYAFVDYANLEVKDLHHGLLLVGCLIIVKVVESLTNRQFYFMARRTGMRMRSALMVKVYEKQLKLSNLGKTRHSTGEVVNYIAIDAYRMGEFPMWFHLGWSCSLQLFLSIAVLFSVVGLGVLPGLVPLIVCALLNFPFAKAMQKSQLNFMVAQDKRLRSTSEILNNMKVIKLQSWEEKFKKIVESFRETEVHWLRETQLKRAYGTVLYWMSPTLVSSVVFFGCVLLKSAPLDAATIFTILAALRTMSEPVRFLPEALSALIQVKVSFDRINSFLVDDELKDTRMERNHEPENSHACIKIQDGDFSWDPESPVPTLRNINLEVTYGQKVAICGSVGAGKSSMLYSILGEISKTSGTVGVSGSIAYVSQTSWIQSGTIQDNILYGKPMDRTKYEKAIKACALDKDIEAFTHGDLTEIGQRGLNMSGGQKQRIQLARAVYNDADIYLLDDPFSAVDAHTAATLFNDCVMNCLEGKTVILVTHQVEFLSSVDNILVMQDGQIKQSGNYEKILTAGTAFEELVNAHKEAITGLNSSPSENKTINMHQNFEEVNNNNYLKKQISEGQLIKGPPGVQLTEEEEKEIGNVGWKPFLDYVVISEGSWFLFLSVFTVTSFVALQAAASYWLAYGIQIPKVTTIMLICVYTLLSSVSTVFVFLRSFFAALLGLKASKLFFDKFTDSIFSAPMVFFDSTPVGRILTRASSDLSVIDFDIPFSFAYVAASGIELLAMICIMASVTWQVLIVAIFGLVATKYAQGYYQPNARELMRINGTTKAPVMNFASETSLGVATIRAFKMQDRFFKEYLKLVDTDATTFFFSNASLEWLVLRTEAFSNLTLFTASFLLVFIPNGFVPPGMVGLSLSYALNLTGTQVFLTRWYCSLANYIISVERVKQFMDIPTEPPAVVVNNRPPSSWPSKGRINFKDLKLRYRPNAPLVLKGITCTFKEGTRVGIVGRTGSGKTTLITALFRLVEPDSGRILIDGLDICSIGLKDLRMNLSVIPQEPTLFRGSIRTNMDPLGLHSDDEIWKALEKCQLKTTIRSLPNLLDSSVSDEGENWSAGQRQLFCLGRVLLRRNKILVLDEATASIDSATDVILQRIIREEFSSCTVITVAHRVPTVIDSDKVMVLSFGKMMEYDEPSKLMETDSFFSKLVAEYWSSCTRNSAQTFDDFQ; the protein is encoded by the exons ATGG GGAGGATCACTATGGTTTCCGAGGACGATTTCGAATTCACACGAAGTATTATAGACATTTTCAACTTGGTGTTTGTCTTTCTCTTCTACTTGCTACTACTTTCATGTTATATTAGGAAAAACAACACCAACAGATCAAGAAAAAATGATTGGATAACTGTATCAGTTGCATCTTGTTGTGTTCTCACTTCGGTTTCATATCTTATTGCTGGTCTATGGGATGCGACTGCTAAAACTCCTAAACTGAATTGGTGGGCGTTCGTTGTTAGGCCACTAGTTTGGGCAACTTTGGCAGTTTCATTACTCATAGAAAGATTTACGCCAGTCAAGATTCTAGCTACCGTTTGGTGGGTTTTCGGTTTCTTGTCAATTTCTTTTGTCAACATCGAGAATTTGTCGAAATCATTGACCATCTTGAACTTGGTTTGGTTAGAATGGGCTGTTAGCTTCTTACTTCTCTTGTGTGCTTTAAGAAACTCAAAACGTTTCATCACTCGATACACACAAAGCCAGACGTTATCCGAGCCCTTATTGGTTAATGAAACACCGGATGCAAACACAAGCCAACTAAAAGAACCAAGTTTTCTAAGCAAATTGACGTTTTCTTGGGTGAACCCGTTGCTTGCGGTAGGTTATAGAAAGCCATTAGTTCTAGAAGACATTCCATGTTTAGCACCCATAGACCAAGCAGCCGTTGCCCACGAGAAGTTCACAAAAGCATGGGATTCACTTCAAACAGAAAAAACCTTAAACAGTGCTAACATGGTTCCTAAAGCACTAGCCAAAGTTTATTTCAAAGAGATGGTTTTGTCAGGATTATGCCTCCTTGTTAGGAATATAATGGTGGTTGTTAGCCCGTTACTACTCTACGCTTTCGTCGACTACGCCAACCTTGAAGTTAAAGATTTACATCATGGATTATTGTTAGTAGGGTGTTTGATTATAGTCAAGGTAGTGGAGTCATTGACTAACAGACAGTTTTACTTTATGGCAAGAAGAACTGGTATGCGAATGAGGTCAGCTTTAATGGTGAAAGTATACGAGAAACAACTTAAGCTTTCTAATTTAGGAAAGACACGACATTCTACGGGGGAAGTAGTGAATTACATAGCGATTGACGCTTACCGAATGGGTGAATTTCCTATGTGGTTTCATTTGGGGTGGTCTTGTTCTCTTCAACTATTTCTATCAATTGCGGTCTTGTTTTCCGTAGTAGGATTAGGTGTTCTTCCAGGTTTAGTCCCTCTAATAGTTTGCGCGCTTCTTAATTTTCCATTTGCAAAAGCTATGCAAAAAAGTCAGTTAAATTTCATGGTGGCTCAGGACAAAAGACTAAGATCCACTTCTGAGATTTTAAACAACATGAAGGTGATCAAATTACAATCTTGGGAAGAAAAGTTCAAGAAAATTGTTGAATCTTTTAGAGAGACCGAAGTCCATTGGCTACGTGAAACTCAACTCAAACGGGCTTATGGCACGGTTTTGTATTGGATGTCACCGACACTCGTTTCTTCGGTTGTTTTTTTCGGATGTGTGTTACTGAAAAGTGCTCCTTTGGATGCTGCCACTATTTTTACAATATTAGCGGCATTAAGAACCATGTCTGAACCCGTAAGGTTCTTACCTGAAGCGCTTTCGGCATTAATCCAAGTCAAAGTATCCTTTGACCGGATCAATTCTTTCTTGGTTGATGACGAACTTAAAGATACAAGGATGGAGAGAAACCACGAACCGGAAAACTCACATGCTTGTATCAAAATACAGGATGGGGATTTTAGTTGGGATCCCGAATCACCCGTTCCAACTCTTCGAAACATAAATCTTGAAGTAACCTATGGACAGAAAGTTGCGATTTGCGGGTCAGTTGGAGCTGGAAAATCATCTATGCTATATTCTATTCTTGGAGAAATATCCAAAACTTCTGGAACA GTGGGTGTTTCTGGATCGATCGCTTATGTTAGCCAAACATCTTGGATTCAAAGTGGGACAATTCAAGATAACATATTGTATGGGAAGCCAATGGACAGAACTAAATATGAAAAGGCTATTAAGGCGTGTGCTTTAGATAAAGATATTGAAGCTTTTACTCATGGAGATTTAACAGAAATTGGTCAAAGAGGGCTTAACATGAGTGGGGGCCAAAAGCAAAGGATTCAACTTGCACGTGCAGTATACAATGATGCCGATATCTATCTTCTTGATGACCCTTTTAGTGCCGTAGATGCACATACAGCCGCGACTCTCTTTAAC GATTGTGTTATGAACTGTCTTGAGGGCAAAACAGTCATTCTTGTCACTCATCAAGTGGAGTTTCTCTCGTCGGTTGACAATATTCTG GTTATGCAAGATGGACAAATCAAACAATCAGGAAACTACGAAAAAATCTTGACGGCAGGGACGGCATTTGAAGAGCTTGTGAATGCTCATAAAGAGGCAATCACAGGTTTAAACTCTTCACCTTCTGAAAACAAAACAATAAACATGCATCAAAATTTTGAAGAAGTTAACAATAATAACTACCTCAAAAAACAAATAAGTGAGGGGCAGTTAATAAAGGGCCCACCAGGAGTGCAGttgactgaagaagaagaaaaagagataGGGAATGTTGGATGGAAACCTTTCTTAGATTATGTTGTCATCTCAGAAGGAtcatggtttttatttttatcgGTTTTTACGGTAACTAGTTTTGTTGCTCTTCAAGCAGCAGCAAGTTATTGGCTAGCATATGGTATTCAGATCCCTAAAGTCACCACCATCATGTTGATTTGTGTTTATACTTTGCTTTCATCTGTTAGCACAGTTTTTGTGTTTTTACGATCGTTTTTTGCCGCACTTTTGGGATTAAAGGCCTCCAAATTGTTCTTCGATAAATTCACCGACTCGATTTTCAGTGCTCCCATGGTCTTCTTTGACTCGACTCCAGTTGGGCGAATTCTAACCAGG GCCTCATCTGATCTTAGTGTAATCGATTTTGACATACCGTTTTCTTTCGCCTATGTGGCTGCTTCCGGTATTGAATTACTTGCTATGATTTGCATTATGGCCTCGGTGACATGGCAAGTTCTCATTGTAGCCATCTTCGGTCTAGTGGCCACCAAATATGCGCAG GGATATTATCAACCAAATGCAAGGGAACTAATGAGAATCAACGGAACAACAAAAGCACCTGTGATGAATTTTGCATCTGAAACGTCGCTCGGAGTAGCAACAATACGGGCCTTTAAAATGCAAGATAGATTTTTTAAAGAATACCTCAAGTTGGTGGATACAGACGCGACGACTTTCTTTTTCTCAAATGCTTCATTGGAATGGTTGGTTTTGAGAACCGAAGCGTTTTCGAATCTCACCTTGTTCACAGCTAGTTTTCTTCTGGTGTTTATTCCAAATGGTTTTGTGCCTCCAG GGATGGTTGGCCTCTCTCTTTCTTATGCATTGAATTTGACCGGCACCCAAGTGTTTTTGACTAGATGGTATTGCAGCTTAGCCAATTACATCATTTCAGTAGAACGGGTTAAACAATTCATGGACATTCCGACTGAGCCGCCTGCAGTTGTGGTGAATAATAGACCACCATCATCTTGGCCTTCCAAGGGAAGGATTAATTTCAAGGATCTAAAG TTAAGATACCGTCCAAACGCACCGCTAGTTCTTAAAGGGATCACTTGTACATTCAAGGAAGGGACTAGAGTAGGCATTGTTGGAAGAACAGGAAGCGGGAAAACGACATTAATAACAGCTTTATTTCGTTTGGTCGAACCCGATAGTGGAAGAATTCTTATAGATGGGTTAGACATTTGCTCTATTGGGCTTAAAGATCTTAGAATGAATCTAAGTGTCATCCCACAAGAACCCACCCTATTTAGGGGTAGTATTCGAACAAACATGGACCCGCTTGGACTTCATTCTGATGATGAGATATGGAAG